A genomic region of Leptolyngbya sp. NIES-2104 contains the following coding sequences:
- a CDS encoding class I SAM-dependent methyltransferase, with the protein MSKDVLAVAYDRVYADDTIQFADFPDRFPQHRNEALVRLAGTGQRLLEIGCGDGNVLYNLRDRFSELHGVEISPIRANKLSEVARSQNLNLQAITGNIEAGLEFPDGYFDVILWADVIEHVVDVWAAMAEIERLLAPQGRLVTVTPNIAAWRHRLTLLSGQFPSTSGTNEGLQVRPGELFDGGHLHYFTFSSLKKIYRKYNINPIQTFGFGKLGVMHQFYPPLLSGAVCVVGVKQS; encoded by the coding sequence ATGAGCAAAGATGTGCTTGCAGTCGCTTACGATCGCGTATACGCTGACGACACGATCCAGTTTGCAGACTTTCCCGATCGATTTCCCCAGCACCGAAATGAAGCGCTGGTGAGATTAGCAGGAACCGGACAGCGTTTGCTAGAAATTGGATGTGGAGATGGGAATGTACTCTACAACTTACGCGATCGCTTTTCTGAACTTCATGGAGTCGAGATTTCTCCGATTCGTGCGAACAAGCTTTCCGAAGTGGCGCGATCGCAGAACTTAAACCTACAAGCGATTACCGGAAATATCGAGGCGGGCTTAGAGTTTCCAGATGGCTACTTTGATGTGATTCTTTGGGCAGACGTGATTGAACATGTCGTTGATGTGTGGGCAGCGATGGCGGAAATTGAACGTTTACTCGCTCCTCAAGGTCGGTTAGTAACCGTCACTCCGAATATCGCAGCTTGGCGACATCGATTAACACTGCTAAGCGGGCAGTTTCCTTCGACCTCCGGAACGAACGAAGGCTTACAAGTTAGACCTGGTGAACTGTTCGATGGCGGTCATTTGCACTATTTCACCTTTTCATCGCTGAAAAAGATCTATCGAAAATACAACATCAATCCGATTCAAACGTTTGGATTTGGCAAGCTCGGTGTGATGCATCAATTCTATCCGCCTTTGCTGTCCGGAGCGGTCTGTGTGGTCGGCGTAAAACAAAGCTAA
- a CDS encoding O-antigen ligase, whose product MTWFSILITLLTVPLAWWRPGVGLALAANAYLITGALFTQTAGIENNNLLNVLLPIAVFALIIIRAFPRLRYYQFHPLDAIVLVLGIWMFFSSLNTPAMAQGIDITIRYFVLGSSFYFVARLIPLVDPKRIKENVTATVATYWIMAIVLGAIALINLLAYGYTFTRLSVGTINPIPFSLIIASGIIINAYWLLGSRKIPPMLKVVLYGSLGLLMVVLMASNTRSMVIALIVALPVMVFQIVRQQTLVKSISTVLVAVIGISILLFGIAQWQPELFGDWSERLSLIGQDNKGASVNDRFNAYDAALLLFQKSPVFGVGTGNFSTASGGFIGYAHNLTLELLSEQGMIGLLIFLALVGLAFHLMVKANPLARTYPVIYLFSSWNILCLVVSQFSFTLWQHKNLFLSLAMLVTVYQYQKQASTTSRVPFRVSQSSIH is encoded by the coding sequence ATGACCTGGTTCTCGATTCTGATTACATTACTGACCGTTCCATTGGCATGGTGGCGACCGGGAGTCGGACTTGCACTGGCTGCCAATGCTTACTTGATTACAGGCGCACTATTCACTCAAACCGCAGGCATCGAGAACAATAATCTGTTAAATGTGCTTTTACCGATCGCGGTTTTTGCCTTGATTATCATTCGGGCTTTTCCACGATTAAGGTATTATCAGTTTCATCCGCTTGATGCAATTGTTCTTGTCTTGGGGATTTGGATGTTTTTCAGCAGTCTGAACACTCCAGCAATGGCACAGGGAATCGATATCACCATTCGGTATTTTGTGTTAGGCAGTAGCTTTTATTTTGTAGCTCGATTAATTCCGCTTGTTGATCCGAAGCGGATTAAAGAAAATGTTACAGCAACCGTCGCGACTTACTGGATCATGGCGATCGTGCTTGGAGCGATCGCGCTGATTAATTTACTCGCATATGGCTATACCTTTACACGGTTAAGCGTTGGAACGATTAACCCGATTCCATTTTCGCTGATTATTGCCAGCGGCATTATTATTAATGCGTATTGGTTGCTGGGTAGCCGAAAAATTCCACCGATGCTAAAAGTGGTGCTTTATGGGTCATTGGGTTTGCTCATGGTTGTCCTAATGGCAAGCAACACTCGAAGTATGGTGATTGCTCTAATTGTTGCTCTGCCTGTGATGGTGTTTCAAATTGTCCGGCAGCAAACTCTGGTTAAATCGATCTCAACCGTCCTCGTTGCTGTCATCGGCATCAGCATTCTTTTATTTGGCATTGCTCAGTGGCAACCAGAACTCTTTGGTGATTGGTCAGAACGGCTCTCTCTCATCGGGCAGGACAACAAGGGAGCATCTGTAAACGATCGATTTAATGCTTATGATGCTGCGTTGCTCCTGTTTCAAAAGTCTCCAGTTTTCGGTGTCGGAACTGGAAACTTTAGTACTGCCAGCGGTGGTTTTATCGGATATGCTCACAACCTCACTTTAGAACTGCTTTCAGAACAGGGAATGATAGGCTTGCTGATTTTTCTAGCTTTAGTGGGTCTTGCCTTTCATTTGATGGTCAAAGCTAATCCACTTGCACGCACCTATCCAGTAATTTATCTATTTTCATCCTGGAACATTCTTTGTTTGGTAGTGTCGCAATTTAGCTTTACGCTCTGGCAACACAAGAATTTGTTTCTATCACTCGCGATGCTTGTCACTGTTTACCAGTATCAAAAGCAAGCCTCTACTACTTCTAGGGTACCGTTCCGAGTTAGTCAATCATCGATTCATTAA
- a CDS encoding glycosyltransferase family 4 protein, giving the protein MTAKVAIAHLGARKHYQEPILFHEWGVLERFYTDFYAGHGRMTKLLRSSTVFPKLPGALKKGLDRYDPILEKAPVTHFPAFGYQYIQKLKNSSPQQACSIYNWAGKEFCRRIIRHGLGDANTLYGFPVSSLELFEYAKSEGLHCILDQIIAERAFTYDLLEQEETLWSNWSITPFQIQAAERELIAREQQEQKLADHIVCGSEFVKESLIAKGMNHDRISVVPLGRLKGEIVPAQRRERLAPKARGDELRILFAGAVNLRKGIPYLLTALRSLKIPFTCRAAGGIEIKPERVAEYSDVCEFLGRVPRSQMSELYDWADVFVLPSIVEGSAMVTYEALMCGLPIITTYNAGSLVRHELDGYIVKVRNAEAIAERLTQLYETGIASQQSQARQQYFLDVFTEAQETLRSVVCQSLN; this is encoded by the coding sequence ATGACTGCTAAAGTTGCGATCGCACATCTCGGTGCCCGAAAACACTATCAAGAACCGATTCTGTTTCATGAGTGGGGAGTCCTAGAGCGGTTTTATACCGATTTTTATGCAGGTCACGGTCGCATGACAAAACTTCTGCGATCGTCTACTGTTTTCCCCAAGCTTCCCGGTGCGCTCAAAAAAGGACTCGATCGATATGATCCGATTCTGGAAAAAGCCCCAGTGACGCACTTTCCCGCGTTTGGCTATCAATATATTCAGAAGCTCAAAAATAGCTCACCGCAGCAAGCCTGTTCGATTTACAACTGGGCAGGCAAAGAATTTTGTCGCCGGATTATTCGACATGGCTTGGGAGATGCAAACACACTCTATGGGTTCCCAGTGTCCTCACTAGAGCTATTTGAATACGCCAAGTCAGAAGGATTGCACTGTATCTTAGATCAGATCATTGCAGAACGGGCGTTTACCTACGATCTACTCGAACAAGAAGAAACTTTATGGTCAAATTGGTCGATCACACCGTTTCAGATTCAAGCGGCTGAACGAGAACTAATCGCCAGAGAGCAACAAGAGCAAAAACTGGCTGATCATATCGTTTGCGGTTCTGAATTCGTGAAAGAATCGCTGATTGCGAAGGGAATGAATCACGATCGCATTTCAGTTGTTCCGCTCGGTCGCCTCAAAGGTGAGATTGTGCCCGCTCAGCGTCGTGAAAGGCTTGCTCCAAAAGCACGAGGCGACGAACTCCGAATCTTATTCGCGGGAGCCGTCAATCTACGAAAAGGTATTCCGTATCTGTTAACGGCACTACGATCGCTGAAAATTCCCTTTACCTGTAGAGCAGCAGGAGGAATTGAGATCAAGCCAGAGCGAGTGGCAGAGTACAGCGATGTTTGTGAGTTTCTCGGACGAGTTCCCCGCTCTCAGATGAGTGAACTGTATGACTGGGCAGACGTGTTTGTGCTGCCCTCGATCGTGGAAGGATCAGCCATGGTGACGTATGAAGCCTTGATGTGTGGTCTGCCGATTATTACGACCTACAATGCAGGCTCACTCGTTCGGCACGAACTCGATGGATATATCGTCAAAGTTCGGAATGCTGAAGCGATCGCAGAACGCCTGACTCAACTGTATGAAACGGGCATCGCTTCTCAACAATCACAAGCACGACAACAGTACTTTCTCGATGTCTTTACCGAGGCTCAAGAAACGCTGCGTTCTGTGGTGTGTCAATCTCTCAATTAG
- a CDS encoding bifunctional 2-polyprenyl-6-hydroxyphenol methylase/3-demethylubiquinol 3-O-methyltransferase UbiG, which translates to MNKSFLVRLFGFSATLTHGDTLVLDRWNWLKKRLPKTLNGEKLIDIGCGTGAFTIGAAKLGYDALGLSWDQRNQSVAQERAQLCNAESAEFDVLDVRELHTREDLADQFDVVVCCENVEHILNDRKLFIDMAACLKPGGRLLLTTPYYHYEAITARDNGPFATVENGCHVRRGYTKTMLIELCEQAGLMLEEQTFCSGFLSQKMTYLHRLFSQLHPILAWLMLFPFRWFIPLFDQSLTNWMSYPYFSIAIEAYKPRYAEMSGNRSTSVEKVMSYS; encoded by the coding sequence ATGAACAAATCTTTTCTCGTCAGACTTTTTGGCTTTTCAGCAACGTTAACGCACGGAGATACTTTAGTCCTCGATCGCTGGAACTGGTTAAAGAAACGACTGCCCAAAACGCTCAACGGCGAAAAGCTGATTGATATTGGTTGTGGAACGGGTGCTTTCACGATCGGAGCGGCAAAATTGGGCTATGACGCACTTGGATTAAGTTGGGATCAGCGAAATCAGAGTGTTGCTCAGGAACGTGCTCAGTTATGCAATGCAGAATCTGCTGAGTTTGACGTGTTGGATGTGCGTGAGCTTCATACCAGAGAAGATTTAGCCGATCAGTTTGATGTAGTAGTGTGCTGCGAGAATGTTGAACACATTTTAAACGATCGCAAGCTATTTATTGATATGGCAGCCTGCCTCAAGCCTGGAGGGCGCTTGCTGTTGACCACTCCTTATTATCACTACGAAGCAATTACGGCACGAGATAACGGTCCATTTGCAACCGTAGAAAATGGCTGCCACGTTCGACGTGGATACACCAAAACGATGCTGATCGAACTGTGTGAACAGGCAGGATTGATGCTAGAAGAACAAACATTTTGTAGTGGCTTCTTGAGTCAGAAAATGACTTACTTGCATCGTTTATTCTCCCAACTTCACCCGATCCTCGCTTGGCTGATGCTGTTTCCGTTTCGCTGGTTTATTCCATTGTTCGACCAGAGTTTAACGAATTGGATGAGCTATCCTTATTTCTCGATCGCGATCGAGGCGTACAAGCCGAGATATGCAGAGATGTCCGGAAACCGATCCACTTCGGTCGAGAAAGTAATGAGCTACTCGTGA
- a CDS encoding glycosyltransferase yields the protein MLTHPLKSSLNPENSIRRLMVFSNGVGGHHPVYLRHLIDYWCKEKLVGELNFVVSPLMLEQHRDMICPPEASDHNIRYYAIDAGEHTAIVQQKSLLLKAWMEWKIINRYIKQLNADHCFLTAIDPFQALLAIGLNPSCSMSGIYLRPSFHYQNFEGYVSSWKERIKSIRQKQILSRVLQHSKVSHIFCLDPYAVEASQSNANSSKMQVLPDPIPKFVQDHSEQIDDLRRETLKIEQERCVFLLFGAIDRRKGIHQILEAIQQLPPEAARKLCLLVVGKVAPAERTFVETEICKIQAQQVQVVIDDQYVSELKVRQYFELSDVVLATYQKHVGMSGILLIAAALKKPALCTNYGLMGELTRQYELGITVDASCSNAIAQSMMRFLSSYPAPVIHLTKSQALVQQHQTEKFAAKIFSEIGVREPTR from the coding sequence ATGCTGACTCACCCGCTAAAAAGCTCCCTCAATCCTGAAAACTCAATTCGTCGGCTGATGGTGTTCAGCAATGGTGTCGGCGGACATCATCCCGTTTATTTGCGTCATCTGATCGACTACTGGTGCAAAGAGAAGCTAGTTGGAGAATTAAATTTTGTCGTTTCGCCTTTGATGTTAGAGCAACATCGAGACATGATTTGCCCGCCAGAAGCAAGCGATCACAATATTCGGTACTATGCGATCGATGCGGGTGAACATACTGCGATCGTTCAACAAAAAAGTCTGTTGCTCAAAGCGTGGATGGAATGGAAAATCATTAATCGATATATCAAACAGCTAAACGCCGATCATTGCTTTTTGACTGCTATTGATCCTTTTCAGGCGCTTTTAGCAATCGGGCTGAATCCAAGCTGTTCGATGTCAGGAATTTATCTCAGACCATCCTTTCACTATCAGAACTTTGAGGGTTACGTTTCATCCTGGAAAGAGCGAATCAAAAGCATCCGTCAGAAGCAAATTCTCTCACGGGTTCTTCAACATTCAAAAGTTAGTCATATTTTTTGTCTCGATCCTTATGCAGTAGAGGCTTCTCAGTCGAATGCGAACAGCTCGAAGATGCAGGTCTTGCCTGATCCAATCCCAAAGTTCGTGCAAGATCACTCTGAGCAAATCGATGATCTGCGAAGAGAAACACTCAAGATTGAGCAAGAAAGGTGTGTATTTCTTCTGTTTGGAGCGATCGATCGACGAAAAGGAATCCATCAAATTCTAGAAGCAATTCAACAACTTCCGCCAGAGGCAGCAAGAAAGCTCTGTCTTTTAGTTGTTGGAAAAGTTGCTCCCGCAGAACGAACCTTCGTAGAAACAGAGATTTGCAAAATTCAAGCTCAGCAGGTTCAGGTTGTTATTGATGATCAGTATGTTTCTGAACTGAAAGTTAGACAATATTTTGAGCTTTCTGATGTGGTGCTTGCAACTTATCAAAAGCATGTGGGCATGAGTGGCATTTTGCTGATTGCAGCAGCACTAAAAAAGCCTGCGCTGTGCACAAATTATGGACTAATGGGCGAATTGACGCGACAGTATGAGCTTGGAATTACCGTAGACGCTTCTTGCTCGAACGCGATTGCTCAATCAATGATGCGCTTCTTATCCTCGTATCCGGCTCCAGTCATTCACCTCACCAAATCACAAGCGCTCGTCCAGCAGCATCAGACTGAGAAGTTTGCAGCAAAAATTTTTAGCGAAATAGGAGTCAGAGAACCTACCCGATAG
- a CDS encoding glycosyltransferase family 4 protein has translation MLFSKSVPKEYNVPSHGQLTRLMIFGLKVSGHHPTHIRHLIEYFCEHKFPDYLDFVVAPAFLEAHPDIVQLVSEDCKERVRFIPITEAEFRTVQQKRSLYTKLFAEWNLLCQVARKLQATQILLLYFDHLQLPIAFGQKAPCPVAGIYFRPTFHYAQFPNFRFTWKEALRQWRKKNLLQRVLQSRQVNLLFSLDPYAIPAIVALSPSVRVCHIPDPIELDTISSEIASQRVIGLRSKLGIEPNRKVLLLFGRVRYRKGTAQLLDSIQYLSAQVAEKICVLIVGEVPAQEQSKLQESMQAIKQSSAVQVILQAQYVAESEVKPYFQLADVVLTPYQRHVGMSNILVQAAAVQKPVLGSNYGVMGKLIEEHELGLTIDSEKPSEIANGIARILSLSPETLCNHQKMEALVQLNLAEKFAEVLCSGLLNPSSKTLSTTQDS, from the coding sequence ATGTTGTTCTCTAAGTCCGTGCCAAAGGAATACAACGTTCCCAGTCATGGTCAGCTAACCCGCTTAATGATTTTTGGTCTAAAAGTAAGTGGGCACCATCCAACTCATATTCGGCACCTCATTGAATATTTCTGTGAGCATAAATTTCCGGATTATCTCGATTTTGTAGTTGCGCCTGCCTTTCTAGAAGCACATCCCGACATCGTTCAACTAGTCTCAGAGGATTGTAAAGAACGGGTGCGCTTCATCCCGATCACCGAGGCAGAGTTTCGTACTGTACAACAAAAGCGATCGCTTTATACGAAACTCTTTGCGGAGTGGAATTTGCTTTGCCAAGTGGCTCGAAAGCTTCAAGCAACTCAAATATTGTTGCTGTATTTTGATCATCTACAATTGCCGATTGCTTTCGGACAGAAAGCGCCTTGTCCAGTTGCAGGCATTTACTTTAGACCGACTTTTCATTATGCTCAATTTCCCAATTTCCGGTTCACTTGGAAGGAAGCACTTCGGCAATGGCGCAAAAAAAACTTATTGCAGCGGGTTCTTCAATCTCGCCAGGTCAATTTACTGTTCAGTTTAGATCCCTATGCAATTCCTGCAATCGTTGCTCTGTCTCCTTCGGTCAGAGTTTGTCATATTCCCGACCCAATTGAACTCGATACAATCTCTTCAGAAATCGCTTCACAACGAGTCATAGGGCTTCGATCAAAATTGGGGATTGAACCAAACCGCAAAGTATTGCTGCTGTTTGGGCGGGTCAGATACCGCAAGGGAACTGCTCAATTGCTTGACTCCATTCAGTACCTTTCTGCTCAGGTCGCTGAAAAAATATGTGTGCTGATTGTGGGTGAAGTTCCTGCTCAAGAGCAATCCAAACTTCAGGAGTCAATGCAAGCGATTAAACAGTCTTCTGCTGTTCAAGTCATCTTGCAGGCTCAATATGTGGCGGAATCTGAGGTAAAACCCTATTTTCAACTCGCAGACGTAGTTCTCACGCCTTACCAACGTCATGTAGGTATGAGTAATATTCTTGTCCAAGCTGCGGCTGTGCAAAAGCCTGTACTCGGCTCAAACTATGGTGTGATGGGCAAGTTGATTGAGGAACATGAGTTAGGGTTAACCATCGACTCCGAAAAGCCCTCTGAAATTGCCAACGGCATTGCAAGAATCCTCAGTCTATCTCCGGAGACGCTCTGCAATCACCAGAAAATGGAAGCACTTGTACAACTCAACCTAGCAGAGAAATTTGCAGAAGTCCTTTGCTCCGGGCTTCTTAACCCTTCATCTAAGACTTTAAGCACGACCCAAGATTCCTAA
- a CDS encoding glycosyltransferase family 1 protein: MQVLVDTFFDNQPNGHGGNRRTAQIAKLVERANLEVVQFERTFLKTPRERYLAGLSAIANPKTYFFIAKHRLNVARSLTGLSFCGFQRKLYEQVLEKHTGSPVLLWEATKNYIAPYVAKEKGFKVCALPHNLESLVPNQAAFFESLSTEANALAKADIVFCISREETWFLRLSGANAHYLPYYPPKAIVDQLIEIRQARKTTSNDRFLIVGGAGNPPTRQGMIEQITWLKQLRQQIEFQVDIVGFKTESLTSYCDVNITVHGAVSTEQLSKFMTHAKAALVHQTPSSGALTRIPEMLVAGIPVIANRNACRSAFDYAGIHCYESIIELLNLMQQPLEVFEIPPPPIAAEKHFIDCLQKLANH; the protein is encoded by the coding sequence ATGCAGGTTCTAGTTGATACTTTTTTTGACAATCAGCCGAACGGACATGGTGGAAACCGTCGAACCGCGCAGATTGCCAAATTAGTTGAGCGAGCGAATCTTGAGGTTGTGCAATTTGAACGCACCTTTCTCAAAACTCCGCGTGAGCGCTATCTAGCAGGACTCAGCGCGATCGCAAATCCCAAAACGTATTTTTTTATTGCCAAACATCGCCTGAACGTAGCGCGATCACTCACAGGACTCTCTTTTTGCGGATTTCAAAGAAAACTCTATGAGCAGGTTTTAGAAAAACACACGGGAAGTCCTGTGCTGCTTTGGGAAGCCACAAAGAACTATATTGCGCCTTATGTTGCTAAGGAAAAAGGCTTCAAAGTGTGTGCTTTACCGCACAATTTGGAGTCACTCGTTCCCAATCAAGCTGCATTTTTCGAGAGTCTCAGTACTGAAGCAAATGCACTGGCGAAAGCAGATATTGTCTTTTGCATTTCTCGCGAAGAAACCTGGTTCTTGCGGTTAAGCGGCGCGAATGCTCACTATCTGCCGTACTATCCACCGAAAGCGATCGTAGACCAGCTAATCGAAATTCGGCAAGCTCGAAAAACAACGTCAAACGATCGCTTCTTAATCGTCGGAGGTGCTGGAAATCCGCCAACTCGACAAGGTATGATCGAGCAGATCACTTGGCTGAAACAGCTTCGCCAGCAGATTGAGTTTCAGGTAGACATTGTCGGCTTTAAGACCGAGTCACTCACGAGCTACTGCGATGTCAACATTACAGTGCATGGTGCAGTTTCAACTGAACAATTGTCAAAATTCATGACTCATGCCAAAGCAGCCCTCGTGCATCAAACGCCCAGTTCAGGGGCATTAACCCGCATTCCAGAGATGTTGGTTGCAGGAATTCCGGTTATCGCCAATCGTAATGCCTGCCGTAGTGCATTCGACTATGCTGGAATTCACTGCTATGAAAGCATCATCGAATTATTGAATCTAATGCAGCAACCCCTAGAAGTCTTTGAGATTCCACCACCTCCGATAGCAGCGGAAAAGCATTTCATTGACTGCTTACAAAAATTAGCTAACCATTGA
- a CDS encoding FkbM family methyltransferase produces MGHSKLLLQAKRAGKTVTDWLGYDIRSRNSLLRPAGDMRFLLTRLQQSGLKPSWILDIGANNSQWSRIAKSVFREAHCFMIEPQSEMQSALEQFCQEFPGSQWILSGAGAEPGKLDLTVWDDLAGSSFLPASEAELQQSGKQRTVEIVTIDDLLNAGKLSIPEIVKLDIQGFELEALKGATQIFGRTEVLILEVSLFAFLPGQPVFEDVIRFMSDREYVVYDFPGFSRRPYDQALGQCDVCFIKREGHFRSESRWD; encoded by the coding sequence ATGGGACACTCCAAACTTCTCTTGCAGGCAAAACGAGCAGGTAAAACCGTTACGGATTGGCTAGGTTACGATATTCGGAGCCGAAATTCTCTCCTGCGTCCAGCCGGAGATATGCGCTTTCTACTAACTCGATTACAGCAATCTGGACTGAAGCCATCCTGGATTTTAGATATCGGTGCCAACAATAGTCAGTGGAGCCGCATTGCAAAGAGCGTATTTCGGGAGGCACACTGCTTTATGATTGAGCCGCAGTCTGAAATGCAATCTGCACTAGAGCAGTTTTGCCAAGAGTTTCCGGGAAGTCAATGGATTTTATCGGGAGCAGGAGCGGAACCGGGAAAACTTGATCTCACGGTTTGGGATGATTTAGCGGGATCATCGTTTTTGCCTGCTTCTGAAGCTGAGTTGCAACAATCCGGTAAGCAGCGAACGGTCGAAATTGTCACGATCGATGATTTGCTCAATGCTGGCAAGCTCTCGATCCCAGAGATTGTCAAACTCGATATTCAAGGCTTTGAACTCGAAGCCTTGAAAGGAGCGACTCAGATTTTTGGTCGAACTGAAGTATTGATCTTAGAAGTCTCCCTCTTTGCGTTTTTACCGGGACAACCTGTATTTGAAGACGTGATTCGGTTTATGAGCGATCGCGAGTATGTAGTCTATGACTTTCCAGGATTTTCGCGCCGTCCCTACGATCAAGCGTTAGGACAATGTGACGTTTGCTTTATCAAACGCGAGGGTCATTTTCGCTCTGAATCTCGTTGGGATTAG
- a CDS encoding glycosyltransferase family 2 protein, which yields MKISVLTPVYNGEQFIAECIENVIAQNCPNVEHIIADGGSKDHTVAIIRQYAERYPHIRWFSEPDRGQSDAMNKALKIAEGEIIGVLNIDDLYEPNALNTVLEQFTTLPVPSLLVGNCWVWDEQSDRTFLNRPNALSLTNLLIGRTHLANPAAYFYHASLHQQIGDYKVEEHYAMDVDFVLKASMIAHLKYIDVNLGRYRIYANTKTAIDAQVGLSKQRYQTYLQTYTDKLPLTQRWIVQGLRSLRNLRVTLQTSI from the coding sequence ATGAAAATTAGTGTTTTAACTCCGGTTTATAACGGAGAGCAATTTATTGCTGAGTGCATCGAGAATGTGATTGCTCAGAACTGCCCAAATGTTGAGCATATCATTGCCGATGGTGGCTCGAAAGATCATACCGTTGCCATCATTCGCCAATATGCTGAGCGATACCCCCATATTCGCTGGTTCTCAGAACCCGATCGCGGTCAATCCGACGCGATGAACAAAGCGCTGAAAATTGCTGAGGGAGAAATTATCGGCGTTCTCAATATCGATGATCTCTATGAGCCGAACGCGCTCAACACCGTTCTAGAGCAGTTTACAACTCTACCCGTTCCGAGTCTGCTCGTGGGAAACTGTTGGGTTTGGGATGAACAAAGCGATCGAACCTTTCTCAATCGCCCCAATGCCCTTTCTCTAACGAATTTGCTGATTGGTCGCACGCATCTTGCTAACCCTGCCGCCTATTTTTACCATGCGTCACTCCATCAACAGATCGGCGACTACAAAGTCGAGGAACACTATGCAATGGATGTCGATTTTGTCCTAAAAGCGTCAATGATCGCACATTTGAAATACATTGATGTGAACTTGGGTCGCTATCGTATCTATGCCAATACAAAAACAGCGATCGATGCTCAAGTTGGCTTGAGTAAACAACGCTATCAGACTTATTTGCAAACTTACACCGACAAGCTACCCCTGACGCAGCGATGGATTGTTCAAGGACTGCGATCGCTCCGTAACTTAAGAGTTACTCTCCAAACCTCAATCTAA
- a CDS encoding glycosyltransferase family 4 protein codes for MKVLHLNFSDVYGGAAIAGYRLHQGLLAQGIDSKLLVGRKDSGSDAVTKVPRRSYIETKIATLSQDLGLSYVSILSSFKIEQHPSYQAADVLNFHNLHSGYFNYLTLPKLTRKKPAIFTLHDMWSFTGHCSYSYDCDRWKTGCGNCPYPETYPSIKLDNTRTEWKLKNWIYDRSDLTIVAPSRWLVEQAKAGLLGRFDVHHIPYGIDTEAYQPLDQEHCRSLLGIPQDKKVLMFAAFSLSDSRKGSDVLVKALQALPSSLKSETLLLTIGTGSETLSEVVGMPTVNLGHVSNDRLKAIAYSAADLFLLPTRADNLPLVLQESLACGTPMVSFKVGGVPDVVRHRVTGYLASPNDAEDLGQGIVELLEDPDLRHQMQQNARAIAIEEYRLDQQADRYLELYCALLNR; via the coding sequence ATGAAAGTCTTACATCTCAATTTCTCTGATGTCTATGGAGGAGCCGCGATCGCAGGATATCGACTGCATCAAGGCTTACTCGCTCAGGGAATCGATTCTAAACTACTCGTCGGGCGAAAAGACTCAGGGAGTGATGCCGTCACCAAGGTGCCCCGTAGATCCTACATCGAGACGAAAATAGCAACCTTGAGCCAAGATTTAGGACTCAGCTATGTCTCGATCCTCAGTAGCTTCAAAATCGAGCAGCATCCATCTTATCAAGCCGCTGATGTTCTGAACTTTCACAATTTACATTCTGGCTATTTTAACTATCTAACATTACCCAAGCTCACTCGAAAAAAACCTGCAATCTTTACCCTGCATGATATGTGGAGTTTTACCGGGCACTGTAGCTATAGTTATGACTGCGATCGCTGGAAAACAGGCTGTGGAAATTGTCCTTATCCTGAAACTTATCCAAGCATCAAGCTCGACAATACCCGCACCGAATGGAAGCTAAAAAACTGGATTTACGATCGCAGTGATTTAACGATCGTGGCTCCGAGTCGCTGGCTGGTCGAACAAGCAAAAGCGGGACTCCTCGGTCGCTTTGATGTGCATCACATTCCGTATGGGATTGATACAGAAGCTTATCAACCGCTCGATCAAGAACATTGTCGATCTCTGCTCGGCATTCCTCAAGATAAAAAGGTGCTGATGTTTGCTGCGTTCTCGCTGAGCGACAGTCGTAAAGGGAGTGATGTCTTAGTCAAAGCACTTCAAGCTTTACCGTCTAGCCTCAAATCAGAAACTTTGTTGCTCACGATTGGAACGGGTAGCGAAACCTTGTCTGAAGTCGTCGGAATGCCCACGGTCAATTTAGGACATGTGAGCAACGATCGATTAAAAGCGATCGCGTATTCTGCTGCTGATTTATTTTTGCTTCCCACACGTGCTGATAACTTACCGCTCGTCCTGCAAGAAAGTCTTGCCTGTGGCACTCCGATGGTGTCGTTCAAAGTTGGGGGCGTTCCTGATGTTGTGCGGCATCGGGTGACGGGCTATCTAGCAAGTCCCAATGATGCGGAAGATTTAGGTCAAGGCATTGTAGAACTGCTCGAAGATCCGGATTTGCGCCATCAAATGCAGCAAAACGCAAGAGCGATCGCGATCGAAGAATATCGCTTAGACCAACAAGCCGATCGATATCTGGAACTGTACTGCGCCCTTTTGAATCGTTAA